From a single Bradyrhizobium sediminis genomic region:
- a CDS encoding GFA family protein: MTSAAKTVLTGGCQCGAIRFALSAPPKRISICHCRMCQKASGAPFASFADIDHADFAWTRGKPAAFRSSSIAERDFCRDCGTPLSFRRIDGPQIEIMTGTFDRPDMVIPTQQFGTESRLGWVVGIANLPSQTTLQNYGAEKLHGIVSYQHPDHD, encoded by the coding sequence ATGACTTCGGCCGCGAAAACCGTTCTGACCGGCGGCTGCCAATGCGGCGCAATCCGCTTTGCGCTGTCGGCGCCGCCGAAGAGGATCAGCATCTGTCATTGCCGGATGTGCCAGAAAGCGTCGGGCGCGCCGTTCGCCTCATTCGCCGACATCGATCACGCCGATTTCGCCTGGACCCGCGGCAAGCCCGCCGCGTTCCGCTCCTCCTCCATCGCCGAGCGCGACTTCTGCCGCGATTGCGGCACGCCGCTGAGCTTTCGCCGCATCGACGGTCCCCAAATCGAGATCATGACCGGAACGTTCGATCGCCCGGACATGGTGATCCCGACCCAGCAGTTCGGAACCGAATCCCGGCTCGGCTGGGTGGTGGGCATCGCCAACCTGCCGAGCCAGACCACGCTGCAGAACTACGGTGCGGAGAAGCTACATGGCATCGTCAGCTACCAGCATCCGGACCACGATTGA